Proteins encoded within one genomic window of Augochlora pura isolate Apur16 chromosome 11, APUR_v2.2.1, whole genome shotgun sequence:
- the LOC144476850 gene encoding uncharacterized protein LOC144476850 isoform X2, which translates to MMSWLLVLFCSVFYWSTNTSAHPGFERLSKTEKQNVGPDTLVDLENAENNGIVGQPIAEVPVVIKERQKRLSDQRLAELQTLMRIQKINAKLGAVTRGGRHVDALKVGRRKRSVFEMNMKNLRKLFKLSGQLGYKGNPGFPAIS; encoded by the exons ATGATGTCCTGGTTGCTCGTATTATTCTGTTCAGTGTTCTATTGGTCCACCAATACGTCGGCGCATCCTGGATTCGAAAg ACTCTCGAAAACTGAGAAACAAAATGTAGGACCGGACACGTTGGTGGATTTAGAGAACGCAGAAAACAACGGCATTGTTGGCCAACCGATTGCAGAAGTTCCTGTGGTGATTAAAGA ACGACAAAAGCGACTATCGGATCAAAGGTTGGCAGAGCTGCAAACCCTGATGCGCATCCAGAAAATAAACGCGAAATTAGGCGCGGTGACAAGGGGCGGCCGCCACGTGGATGCGCTCAAAGT GGGTCGGAGGAAACGGTCAGTTTTCGAGATGAACATGAAAAACCTGAGGAAACTCTTCAAATTATCCGGGCAGCTCGGCTATAAAGGAAATCCGGGCTTCCCTGCGATCAG